A window of Sporocytophaga myxococcoides contains these coding sequences:
- a CDS encoding mandelate racemase/muconate lactonizing enzyme family protein, which translates to MLIYEIEIFKSRIKLSEPFKISLGIMDYAENIIVKIISDNGLVGFGECSPFRTINGESMDTGFIVGQYIGKVLIGKSPIEMEECVNLMNKVIFGNSSIKSAFDMALFDIASQHAKLPLYKFIGGNNSKQIITDYTVSLDSPEKMANDAVKIKNKGFGIIKVKLGGSREEDLERIKQIRTQIGYDIPLRIDANQGWDCQTAVEILKDLESYNIQHCEEPIPRWDFMNLPFIKKNSLMPIMADESCCDHHDAARLIGLDACHRFNIKLGKSSGIFNALKIIRLAEHADIPVQIGGFLESRLGFTASAHVSLSNDIIKYFDFDTPLMFEEDPVTGGISYGENGLITLPDTIGLGASFDESYLQNLPRVSIH; encoded by the coding sequence ATGCTTATATATGAAATAGAAATATTTAAATCCAGGATAAAGCTTTCGGAGCCTTTCAAGATTTCTTTGGGTATAATGGATTATGCTGAGAATATAATTGTCAAAATTATATCCGATAATGGACTTGTAGGTTTCGGAGAATGTAGTCCGTTCAGGACTATAAATGGCGAAAGTATGGATACCGGCTTTATAGTAGGGCAATATATTGGTAAAGTACTTATTGGAAAAAGTCCAATTGAAATGGAAGAGTGTGTCAATCTGATGAATAAAGTCATATTTGGCAACTCCAGTATTAAAAGCGCTTTTGATATGGCTCTGTTTGATATTGCCTCCCAGCATGCTAAGTTACCATTGTACAAATTTATTGGAGGAAACAATTCCAAACAGATTATAACAGACTATACTGTAAGTTTAGACAGTCCCGAAAAAATGGCTAATGATGCAGTTAAAATAAAGAACAAAGGTTTTGGTATCATTAAAGTTAAACTTGGTGGAAGCAGGGAAGAAGATCTGGAGAGGATTAAACAAATCCGCACTCAAATAGGATATGACATTCCTTTGAGAATTGATGCGAATCAGGGGTGGGATTGTCAGACAGCAGTTGAGATACTTAAAGATCTCGAATCTTATAATATTCAACATTGTGAAGAACCTATCCCGAGGTGGGATTTCATGAACCTTCCTTTTATAAAGAAAAATAGCCTTATGCCGATCATGGCAGATGAATCATGTTGTGATCATCATGATGCAGCAAGGCTGATTGGATTAGATGCATGTCATCGGTTTAATATAAAACTGGGAAAATCTTCAGGAATATTTAATGCTTTAAAAATTATAAGACTTGCAGAGCATGCTGATATACCTGTTCAGATAGGAGGTTTTCTTGAATCCAGGCTGGGTTTTACTGCTTCTGCACATGTGAGTCTTTCCAATGACATTATAAAATATTTTGATTTTGATACACCTTTGATGTTTGAGGAAGATCCTGTTACAGGTGGTATTTCTTATGGGGAAAACGGTCTTATTACTTTGCCGGATACTATTGGCCTTGGTGCCTCTTTTGATGAAAGCTATCTTCAGAATTTACCTCGAGTGTCCATACATTAA
- a CDS encoding phosphatase PAP2 family protein codes for MIKKVYRKTIAIIALFSIEFLITGILFFASILLFGLIVKELFYDKQEQFDHFVYQWVHQFTSPALTTFMKIMSFLASREFIPVMFVLLLLYFLFIRKHHWYSLKVPVVVVGCLLLNLLLKFLFNRPRPLVEKLSEASGLSFPSGHSMTAFSFYGLLIYFIWKEVPQKVLRWIFTIILLFIIHLIGLSRVYLGVHYASDVLAGFAIGYIWLVLSILILKQIEKYYQKKVDPLKQF; via the coding sequence ATGATCAAAAAGGTTTACAGAAAGACCATTGCCATTATTGCACTTTTTTCCATTGAGTTTTTAATAACAGGAATACTTTTCTTCGCTTCTATCTTGCTGTTTGGATTAATAGTGAAAGAATTGTTTTATGACAAACAGGAACAATTCGATCATTTCGTATATCAGTGGGTTCACCAATTTACCTCACCGGCATTAACTACTTTTATGAAAATAATGAGTTTTCTTGCTTCAAGAGAATTCATACCAGTGATGTTTGTTCTTTTACTCCTGTATTTTCTATTTATAAGGAAGCATCACTGGTATAGCTTAAAAGTTCCAGTGGTAGTAGTAGGATGTTTGTTACTAAACCTATTGTTAAAATTTTTATTTAACAGGCCAAGACCCCTCGTAGAAAAACTCTCCGAGGCTTCAGGTTTAAGCTTTCCAAGTGGACACTCTATGACTGCTTTTTCCTTTTATGGTTTGCTTATTTATTTTATATGGAAGGAAGTTCCCCAAAAAGTATTGAGATGGATATTTACAATTATCCTGCTCTTTATTATCCATCTTATTGGTCTGAGCAGAGTATATCTTGGCGTACATTATGCAAGTGATGTATTGGCTGGTTTTGCTATCGGTTATATCTGGCTGGTATTATCTATTCTTATTCTTAAACAAATTGAAAAATATTATCAAAAGAAAGTTGATCCTCTTAAACAATTTTAA